One genomic window of Diospyros lotus cultivar Yz01 chromosome 8, ASM1463336v1, whole genome shotgun sequence includes the following:
- the LOC127808639 gene encoding uncharacterized protein LOC127808639 — translation MASGGVFKSKPLIFIAPPPAAYYHGKEEEAKARFAFPRFILKMLILLLVASIALGLFTWFIFAADLPAFHVDSMEVPSFNATDDQLTAAWDATITIKNLKNNVQLSFEYLEGIIVYDGVILGMSRVQPFAVGIRGDTLFNIKLSTEHGDRESLAGNYKNLVGDRRKGVIRFDLRMIAEMSIRTGLLWRRRGLVKVFCEDLKVQFAVGSDGAGKLVEQDGNEQYECFLYTNQ, via the coding sequence ATGGCTTCCGGCGGCGTTTTCAAATCAAAACCATTAATATTCATTGCACCGCCGCCGGCAGCCTATTATCATGGCAAGGAGGAAGAAGCCAAGGCCCGCTTCGCCTTCCCGAGATTCATTCTGAAAATGTTGATTCTATTACTCGTCGCTTCAATCGCATTGGGCCTCTTTACCTGGTTCATATTCGCTGCAGATCTCCCAGCCTTCCATGTCGATTCGATGGAGGTGCCTTCCTTCAACGCCACAGACGACCAGCTCACAGCCGCCTGGGACGCCACCATCACCATCAAGAACCTCAAAAATAATGTGCAGCTCTCGTTCGAGTATCTGGAGGGCATCATCGTGTACGACGGCGTGATCCTGGGGATGTCTAGGGTTCAGCCTTTCGCCGTGGGGATCAGAGGCGATACCCTCTTCAACATTAAGCTGTCGACGGAGCACGGAGACCGGGAGAGTCTCGCCGGAAACTATAAGAATTTGGTCGGAGATCGGAGGAAAGGAGTGATACGTTTCGATTTGAGGATGATTGCAGAGATGTCGATTAGGACGGGATTGCTGTGGAGAAGACGAGGGCTTGTGAAAGTGTTTTGCGAGGATTTGAAGGTGCAATTTGCAGTGGGTTCAGATGGCGCTGGAAAACTGGTGGAACAGGATGGGAATGAACAATATGAGTGCTTCCTATATACGAATCAATAG
- the LOC127808640 gene encoding uncharacterized protein LOC127808640, producing MVSEDALKLIYIAVVDMFLLGQDERGHVDDFLWTMAEDLQAFEMFPWGTYVYSKSQHYIRLATKERKLTGEGGKKINLYGFVWAFQWWLIETFPWIQNKWAVRLSEADIPRCRKWLSKKRPQIKNYDDCLRKEARGSSPTLEPTDDERETNFWRSFNPQHSVGVDVYKFGGGGGEKEEENDGDEDEGGDEDEAGMIHLDEEGKEKNGEEKDKEETRFPDSSHHGQYETGEGKEKKDNEEARFPDSSHHRQYEAGITEMLKQTLDMLRRIDGEMGQVRTQLLRLERAQESLERGQAALCAHLRIPHISLDRSDHAHEQSQGGDQVDLDHHDEEQASTFRLGFVQLQEEEVVRVDRRPMRDRLPSQFRRPPFTDPTKYKRRKKDAALEGSDVDSTPPVLDLIPPDIETVPPEGYIEFIGSNENISLHTGFILNLTPDDLRNIENEANWLEGYHIDSYMCCLRRIQSRRQYDTNYAIMSTSFFASIVRFWEQEYGGNRRFFAPSIASIPEEWTGFVDGRTDRSLPWWTVDYVLLPCNVANSHWFLLKICLKDRRIVIYDSNAMNEDSRRSRVEAIQPLVSLLPILLKKAAYYEHVTTIATLDRDWEVENTDPQKLPQQPDGASCGCYVIKYVEDILRHNEDHWQMHPIVDVRTLRRQIGIFLYRHSTIVR from the exons ATGGTTTCAGAGGATGCCCTGAAACTGATTTACATTGCTGTGGTCGACATGTTTTTGTTGGGCCAGGATGAGCGTGGGCATGTGGATGATTTCTTGTGGACTATGGCCGAGGATTTACAAGCATTTGAGATGTTCCCTTGGGGTACATATGTCTACAGTAAGAGTCAACATTACATCCGGTTGGccacgaaagaaagaaaattgactgGTGAAGGTGGGAAGAAAATTAACCTTTATGGTTTTGTATGGGCGTTTCAG tggtggttgatcgaaaCGTTCCCATGGATTCAGAATAAATGGGCCGTCAGACTGTCCGAAGCAGACATTCCAAGATGCAGAAAATGGCTATCTAAAAAAAGGCCacagataaaaaattacgacGACTGTCTTAGGAAAGAA GCACGAGGATCGAGTCCGACTCTTGAACCCACTGATGATGAGAGGGAAACGAATTTTTGGAGATCTTTTAACCCTCAACACTCGGTTGGGGTCGACGTCTATAAATTTGGGGGCGGAGGGGGtgaaaaagaggaagagaatgACGGGGATGAGGACGAGGGCGGGGATGAGGACGAGGCGGGTATGATACATTTAGATGaggagggaaaggaaaagaatggggaggagaaggataaggaggagacaagattccctgatagttcgcaccacggacaatacgagacaggg gagggaaaggagaagaaggataaTGAGGAGGCAAGGTTCCCTGACAGTTCACATCACAGACAATACGAGGCAGGG ATCACCGAGATGCTGAAACAGACTCTAGATATGTTGCGGAGAATAGATGGGGAAATGGGTCAGGTGAGGACACAATTGTTGAGACTAGAGAGGGCGCAGGAATCACTAGAGAGGGGGCAGGCAGCACTATGTGCTCATCTACGCATCCCACATATTTCCCTAGATCGCAGCGATCATGCTCATGAGCAGTCCCAGGGTGGTGATCAGGTAGATCTTGATCATCACGATGAGGAGCAGGCATCTACATTTAGA TTAGGTTTTGTTCAGCTACAGGAGGAGGAAGTGGTTAGGGTCGACAGACGACCTATGCGAGATAGATTGCCATCGCAATTTCGTCGGCCACCCTTCACCGatccaacaaaatataaaaggagaaagaaggatgcCGCTTTGGAGGGGTCGGACGTGGACTCGACGCCACCGGTACTAGACCTAATCCCGCCGGACATAGAGACAGTGCCCCCTGAGGGCTATATTGAGTTCATAGGTTCCAATGAAAATATTAG TCTTCACACTGGTTTCATTCTCAACCTAACACCGGATGACCTCCGAAACATAGAGAATGAGGCCAACTGGTTGGAGGGTTACCATATTGATAGTTACATGTGTTGCTTGAGACGTATACAGTCTCGGCGTCAATATGACACAAACTACGCTATCATGTCAACCTCGTTTTTT gcatccatagtaagattttgGGAACAGGAGTACGGGGGCAACAGGAGGTTTTTTGCGCCTTCTATCGCATCTATCCCGGAAGAGTGGACCGGTTTCGTCGACGGGCGCACTGACAGGAGTCTCCCTTGGTGGACGGTCGATTAT gtgTTGCTCCCTTGTAATGTAGCGAATTCTCACTGGTTTCTCTTAAAGATTTGCTTGAAAGATAGGAGAATTGTCATATATGACTCCAATGCCATGAATGAAGACAGTCGTAGGAGCAGGGTCGAAGCTATACAACCACTTGTGAGCCTCTTACCCATTCTACTAAAGAAAGCTGCATATTATGAACATGTAACCACAATTGCGACGCTAGACAGAGATTGGGAAGTAGAGAATACTGATCCTCAGAAGTTGCCTCAACAACCGGatgg GGCCAGCTGCGGGTGCTACGTTATCAAATACGTCGAGGACATACTGAGGCATAATGAGGATCACTGGCAGATGCACCCGATTGTGGATGTCCGTACCCTCCGGAGACAGAttggaatatttttgtatagacatagTACGATAGTACGGTAG
- the LOC127808318 gene encoding uncharacterized protein LOC127808318: MTFSDPIAPPISQGVLTTIPSDSRENPYKFLPSSHFPNSNPSFLYPSPSLPPLLLLLLRVLTMEELEFQESEVIFPESVANGDNGSIGRGLISRGQKPNRRKASKKKKKKKSSVPVKIPENIAGNLWCPCGDSDFVDDGDGGEVVPPHVVVERRILARKMAFSVCTGNGRTLKGRDLSQFRNSILRMTGFLEA, from the coding sequence atgACTTTCAGTGACCCGATTGCCCCACCCATATCACAAGGTGTACTCACTACGATTCCTTCTGATTCCCGAGAAAATCCCTATAAATTCCTTCCCTCTTCCCATTTCCCAAACTCCAACCCGTCCTTTCTGTACccatctccctccctccctcctctCTTGCTTCTTTTACTGCGTGTTCTCACCATGGAAGAATTAGAGTTCCAGGAATCTGAGGTTATTTTCCCGGAAAGTGTTGCGAATGGCGATAACGGCAGCATCGGCCGCGGTTTAATTTCAAGAGGTCAGAAGCCGAACAGGAGAAAGGCgtctaagaagaagaagaagaagaagagctcGGTTCCAGTGAAAATCCCGGAGAACATTGCCGGGAACCTGTGGTGTCCGTGCGGGGATTCGGATTTCGTCGACGACGGCGACGGGGGGGAGGTGGTGCCGCCGCATGTGGTGGTGGAGCGGCGGATTTTGGCCCGGAAAATGGCGTTTTCGGTGTGCACGGGCAACGGCAGGACTCTGAAGGGCAGGGATTTGAGCCAATTTCGAAATTCCATTCTCAGGATGACGGGTTTCCTGGAAGCGTGA